One genomic window of Centroberyx gerrardi isolate f3 chromosome 15, fCenGer3.hap1.cur.20231027, whole genome shotgun sequence includes the following:
- the mrpl57 gene encoding large ribosomal subunit protein mL63 produces the protein MFLTLVLLRKGIPGKQWIGKYRRPRPITWQMKRNTLKHLEREAENEYWISRPYMSQEQECGHAAERRAQDWLKFKESKFCNFPEHKYITDHLNHLKTTKTWSS, from the coding sequence ATGTTCCTCACCCTGGTCCTGCTGCGGAAAGGCATCCCGGGGAAGCAGTGGATCGGAAAGTACCGCCGCCCACGACCCATTACCTGGCAGATGAAACGCAACACGCTGAAGCATCTGGAGCGCGAGGCTGAGAACGAGTACTGGATCAGCCGGCCGTACATGAGTCAGGAGCAGGAGTGCGGCCACGCCGCCGAGCGCAGAGCCCAGGACTGGCTCAAGTTCAAGGAGAGCAAATTCTGCAACTTTCCAGAACACAAGTACATAACGGACCACCTGAATCACCTCAAAACCACCAAGACATGGTCAAGTTAA